The nucleotide sequence AGATTATTGATTCTAGAGACTGCATGAACTATTTACttttcaaaatgattgatttatttGTCACACCACACGACTTTCTAAGTGAAATGCAAACTAAAAGGcggataaaaatagaaaaaagtcaTCATAACACCTAAAATACACTTGCAttacacatacaaataaattacaacctaaacctttaaataaaataacttcatGTCTGTGTTGTTTTGTCAATAAGTAACAGTATAATTCTCTGCTTCTGTTATACTATTTTCCAGTGTATCTGAATGGGGATAGTGAAACATTTTCTCTATTTGTGTTCTAGACGTATATTAAGAGCATGGATAAGGATTTTGTGGCGGCCAGCATTCAGGCCATTGGTCGCTGTGCTACGAACATCGGCGAGGTCAGAGACACCTGTCTGAATGGACTCGTACAGCTGCTGTCTAATAGAGACGGTAAGATTGCAAGATGGAGCGCAAGGAAATGCAACAGAACTATTTTAGATGCCCACACTGCCATTAATTATCCATAAAGTGAGAACCACTCAGGCAGACATCAAAAGTAGATGCTCCGATGTCAGATGGGGTTCTTATCATGCAAAAGAAGGAAAATATGAGCCTCTGACTTTGTAACATGCAAATGTTCCTGTAAATCTTCTTTAAATGCACTTGAAATTGACCCATCATATGCTGTAAAAGAACAGAAGGGTGCAATGCAATGGcgaaagacatctgtcagatAATGCTAAGTAATATTCGGTGTGTgtttctttgtttgattgtctgtgtgtgttttcagagttGGTTGTGGCTGAATCAGTGGTGGTGATCAAAAAGCTTCTGCAGATGCAGCCCGAACAGCATAGCGACATCATCAAACACATGGCCAAACTCATTGACAACATCCAGGTAGAGTTGTGAGCTGAACTTCCTATTTTCATGTTTCAGACAGACTCTGTAGTcctgattatgtgtgtgtgcatcaggtGCCCATGGCCCGAGCGAGCATCCTGTGGCTGATCGGAGAATACTGCGAACATGTCCCCAAAATCGCCCCCGACGTCCTGAGAAACATGGCCAAGACCTTCACGAACGAGGAAGATATTGTCAAGCTGCAGATTATCAATCTGGCTGCCAAACTGTACCTTACTAACTCAAAACAGGTGAGGTGAAGAACATGGTTATGGCCATTTGTACAAAAAAGCagtgttttattttagctttatttcaattaacggaaatcttttgaatagttttagttaTAGATAACTGTTAACTGGTGTTTAACATACTATGATAAATGATCGGAAGCACATTAGCAGTACGCAAGATGCCTTGCATTATGCAACATGACGAGACTCATAAATGAATGCAAGCAAGAAAATAAATGGGTAGAATGAAACACAATGAAAACTGAAACACACAGTGCATCAGTCTGGATGAAAGCTGGGAAAACCCAACGTGAATCATTGTTTAATCAAGCGAGACAATCTCTGTCTGCATGTCATATTATTTAGATGCACACAAGTGCATTGCCTGTCAGGCATGAAACTCTTGAGAATTCAATTcctttgtttctttcattttcttttctgtctttcagaCTAAACTGTTGACACAATATGTACTGAACCTAGCGAAATATGATCAAAACTATGACATCAGAGATCGTGCCCGCTTTATACGCCAACTCATTGTGCCCACTGATAAGAGCGGTGCTCTTAGCAAATACGCAAAGAAGCTTTTCCTTGCACTCAAGCCTGCCCCTGTCCTGGAGTCTACATTTAAAGGTAAAGGTTTTCATCTTAGTTTGTTTTAGTTCTAGTTAACTCAAAAAATCCAGATTTGCATGTATATCTGAACACATTTTTACTCTTGAGATTACTGGGACCTTCAGGAAAAAATCTGAGGGGCAGGAGACAATTatagatctcatttgtgatttttctttttttttaatttctttgcaGACAGAGATCACTTCCAGCTGGGGTCACTGTCTCATCTGCTGAACGCTAAAGCCGGCGGATACCAGGAGCTGCCTGACTGGCCCGAATCGGCGCCTGACCCATCCGTGCGCAACGTGGAGGTGAAGGATTCTGTGTGTGCAAGGCGAACAGTTCTGACAGGGCCAGAGGGCGCAGGGGTGCTTCTCCTACAgaccaccagagggagctccAACATGCAAGATCTCCCAAAGAAATGCCCCAAAGCGCTGACCAAAACAATCACGCTCAATCACTTTTATATCCTCACTTTCCTCGCTCATTAGCATAACTCCACCCTCATAATGCATAAATCACACAGTCTGCATTTCAGCGGGGTGGTAGCTACTCATCCTGCAGCCCGATTGGTTGATGTGTCAGAATTATTTCCCTTGGTAATAGAGTGCAATAGTCCAGGTCCAGAAGTAAAAAATTTTCTTAATAGCAGAATGTGAGTTACAAGGTTTTCAATCAATGGTGTataccaggggtgtcaaactcagttcctggagggccggagcccttCGTTCCAACCCAGCTCCAACACGCATATCACATAGTTTTTCAAATAAaccctgaaggacttgattagttggatcagctgtgtttaattagggttgaatctgaactctgcagggctccggccctccaggaattgagtttgacacccctgttatatgcttttgttgaagtAACTTTAAATAATCACGTTTAACTGAAATTCTGATGAATGCTGATGAAAAACTACACATCCCATAATTCAGCAGAGaacctccaccaatcagagagtcaCAATAAGGAAATCGCACCAAAAGAAGTATTGTGCACCCACACTCTCATGAAACACTGCAAGTAATGAAGAGTGAATATTTGTATGCACAGTATGCATAGATTGCTATAAATGtgtcaaatatattttgtttatatatgtatatatatttatatgtgtgtgactttttttaaaatatctagGGAAGAAATGATGGAAAAAAATTCCTCCAGAACCAACACAGCAGAAAACTGTATTGTTGCACTCTATTAACAGCATGTCAAAAATTGTCGTTAAAGAGTTTAACTTGAACACCGAACATTCCTTCAAACggaaattataaaaaacaaattctAGAATCTTGTCTGAATGCTAGAGCTGAATGCTTTACTTGTGGTTctagaattatttttaaatcactgaGAGTTCTAGAACTGACTAGACTGACACGCCCACGTACATTAACATATGCCACGCCTCCCTTATTAAAATTCCATTATCGAATCTGCATATGCATGAGGTCTGTATAACACACTGATCGGTCAGGGTCTTGATTCCAGCTTCAGGTTTTTGTCTGCATAATCGTATTTGTTATTTCAAAAAGCACTCATCTTTCACTGCAGATTTCTTGTCGTAGATGGGTGTGTTATCAGTTTCATCCCCTTTCTgacagtctgtctgtctctttatgTTCCCACCCACCATATTATGCAGCAAGAGGAGGTCATAGACACCAGTGAGGGCCGAATGGGTCTCTTGGGAGACTGGAGAGAGGTGCCCGCAAGAGTGCAGTGGcttctctctctgtcctctaTCTGTGTAGTCGGGTCGCCTGGCTCGACCTTCCTGCActaaagtgtgtgtttttgtgtctcaATCTGAAATCTACTGACCTCATTTTCTGCCAAGCAAACCATCACATGGCTAAACCTTCATATTAATGTTGCACTTCCATTACTGTGACACCAAATGCTCAGCAAAGCATTAAAACATCATCCTAATACAGATTTGTGATTGACATATTGAGTACATGATTAGAGACCTTCTGAAAGTTCTAAACTAAGGGGTGAATTCACTAAACAGACACTTTTGCATATGATATTTCAATGCAAACTAAGCACATGCTAATTTAATTAGCCGCGGTATCTAATGGTATGTCCAAGACAGCTGGTGGTAAACAGAAATAGAGTGTTTGTGAGCATTTTAATCAAAGAAATAGAATAATATAACTGACTGGAATAACAGCTATAGCAATATTTTTCTGTCCCTGTAAACTATGTCAAATTATCCGTTTGCGGTTGCAGAACCTGTCGCGTTCATACCCAGCTAACAAAAgtatgttctaagaatgttttattaataatttacttgtgAAAACGCTGTTTCTgttgttctctgaacattcaaaacattcacttatttaaaaatatttaaaaaacatttggttaTATGAACTGTTAAATGTAGTcaattttaaaacgtaatttgaAAAACGTTAGACGAACATCTAAcagaaaaatgtaagaaaaaaaaaaggttccattaatgatgtataaatacaataaaaattttgCGCTAATGTTTTGAAAACATAAATGAAGACCAGATAATTTTAAACTAACTTTCTATTAACGTTACTGGAAGAGGGTTTGTTCATTAGCCAAAGTTCTGAgaacgttccctgttagctgggtcaTCGCTTAGCACTTAATAATGAACCAAATGTTTATGAGTTGTGCTGTGCAGATGGATTTCAGCATTCaatttgtgagtgtgtttatgctGTTACCATTTACATAATTTGCATTGAAAAATAATGACTGCTAAATTGAACGAATTTAGTAAATTGAACGCTAGAACATCACTGGCCGATGTAAATAATGCTATTCATTCTGAGTGAATTCCCCCTTATTTgctcgttcacaccaagaacgataactataacgataactatTAGCAACCACACCAATGGTTTATGAAAAGCATGCACTGCAGTTTTGTTGTCTGACACTTTAAATGCTTACATGCTTTAAAGTCGGATGCATCCTGATTGGatgttaacatttttattgttcaGCAGCTCGAAAAATTTTTTCAATGATTTTCTTTCTGATGTTCTTTTATGTCAGGGATGTCacactcagttcctggagggccacactcctgcacagtttagattgaaccctaattaaacaaacctgaTCAAGCTAATCATATAGTTACGATTTATCCTCTATATAAAGTTATCGTTCTTGATATGAACGCAACACTTTCAGTTGCTTTGACTGAAGCTGTTAGCGAAAAATGGACGTAAAACGCATCCAAATACGTTTTAATCTGTTGACAAGTGCAACCTGAATCCTTGTGTGTACTTTTTAAATCtttcttttctgttctgttcttttctttccTCTTCTTCTGGCCATCTCACAGCATCATTATTgcgtttctttttattctttcctgTTTGCCAGGTTATTAGGCTGCTCGAAAGAGTCACCACTTTAACCAGCGTGAGTCTGTCAGTCACCCTTAGCGTCAGACCCAAAGAGCTTTTGCCACCAGCCTAGCGTAGCGTCTGTACTGTGCTAGATCAGCCTTTCCCGTTCCTCAGCCCTTGCTCTATGATTAAAGACCAGAATCCTCCAAAACACCCCAGAAATGGCCTACAGCACTGGTGCTAGTTGCTAATCACTTATCTACTTTCTAATCACCACGCTGATTCTAGCTTAAAGTCAGATGAATCTTGGGTAAATCAGTGCTGGTGGTCTTTGGGGTCTTTTTTAGGATGTGATctctttaattaaatgtttaagcgTACACAACAAGAACAAAAGTGGCCATGAATGCACAACCTTCCCTGCTGTAAACCTCAAACGCTGAGCGAAGAGAGGCACGTCTCTCTAGAACTGTAATTTTATTGACCTATGAGTGTAAACAAAGATGTTTGCTGCTTTTAAAGAGGCATTCATGGCCGTTATATGATCCTCTTTCTCCGTTTAGGCCCTCCGGATGTACTTGAGCTTGTTTTGATGGTGTTTTGCGATCCTTTGCAGATTCCAGACTGGAGCAAATGCACAAGCCGGAAGGATCGTAAGGAGAAGAAAGCAGAGAAACCATTCTACTCCGACTCAGACGGAGAATCTGGTCCAACCGAATCAGCAGATAGCGGTAACTGTGGTGAACGCTACATCTCGTAAATGGGAAAATTTAGTTATTAGCCATATAGGAAGCTATCACATTAGACAGCATGCCTTGGTTATTATCTTAACTAAAAACGTCTTACACAAAACGTTTTAAACAAAAAgtctttattatgtatttattacaaaaatacataaatcatgcaaatattgaaaaaaaaagttatttacatgagattcaacattgataaacacaatgttacattttaattagattcctttattagtgaataaaaatgatttcagttTTAAAGTATTTTCACCACCAGTTTGAATGAAAATTTACATTAAGCTCATTACAGTGCTAATCTTATTTCGTGCTAGTTAATATGATTTTGCTCGCTCACCTGACAGAATCAGATTCAGGCAGCGGTTCAGAAAGTGCTAGCGCCAGTGATGAAAGCGGCTCTGGTTCAGAGAGTGGAGAAGAGACTGAgtctgaagaggaagaggaagatgaggaggaggaaaagaaaaagaaaagaaagaagcatctGGACAAAACCAAAGCCAAGAAACCAGTAGAGGAGAGCACAGAGAGGTGCGCCATCCACACATCACACCAAATCAATGTCAATAACTTGTGTTTCACCAGTGTCTCATGTTCTGCTCCTCACTCCCACAGCGAGCAGAGCAGTGGCTCCGAGGAGAGAAAACGAGGCAGGAAGGCTGTGAAGAATCAGAAAAGTGCCTCAGAATCAGAGAGCGAATCAGAAAGCAGCGAATCAGGGGACGAGTCGGAGGATGAGTCAGAGGAGGAGTCTGAGTCCGACACTGACATCAGGAAGAAGAAGGTTGGGCTAGATTAAAATAGAATACTAGCTTACTACATAGTTAATACTGTGCATTATATACAGCATACtgtgtgctgcttttttttttaataataaactcaACTTAAAAGTAGTATGCTACTGTTGTCACATGAGCTGCATAGGAGATTAAACAATGCAGACAGTGAGTTAACAGTACTATTATGCTATTTTGATGTTAATCTTATGGATAAGAGTTCATGTTAAATGTTTTCTGATTTCCCTTAGACGCCTGTATCAAAACAACCTCCCAAACAATCCAAAAAAGAGAGCAAGAAGGAGACGCAGGAAATGTCTTTGCTGGATCTGGATGACTGTGAGTAAAACCGCTCACACATTCAAGATCAAAGACATATGCTTGAATGTTAAAGCACAATTGGTCTTTCCCTCTCCCAGTTGAACCAGCTCCAGCATCGGCTCCAGTGACTCCGGTTAACTTCATGTCCAGTAGTCTGGTGTCTGATCTGGAGGGTTTGTCACTGACTGACACTATTCTAGCACCTACAGTGAGTTTTGGGCCAAAGTACAATTGTAAATGTGCAATAAATACAGCAGAAATATTGTCATAACTTTGCAGAAAGAGTCTGCagaaaaagttattttctctcttataatttttttataattgtttttatgcatctctttttatttttttcagaatacaaaaaagaaaatttaacatttttgtttttaaatattgtatttaagacctttttcattttatattttacattttgaatataaagttaaacaacagcagttactttaaatataaatcttttgtaacattataaatgtttttactgtcacttttgatcaattgaattcattactttgctgaataaaagtttttatttcttttcaagaaaaaaaaataattctggcCCCAAACGGCACTGTATAGTATAATTGATTCGATATATGTAAAACTCTCTTCTGTTTTCTCACAGACAATCACTCCTTCTGGTTCGATAAAGATGTATGAGCTCCTACATCGTATAACAGGTGAGGGTCTTGCGGTTGAGTATTGCTTCAGCCGGCAGCCCTTCAGTCCAGACCCTAACATGGTGGCCGTCCAGATCCAGTTTACCAACAACACCAACTCTGAGACCAAAAACCTGCATATCGAGGAGCCCAGGCTGCAGTGTGGGATGAGGATCCGTGAGTTCGCTGAGATAGGTCAGCAACCCTGCACTTTATGAGATTTTCTAAACAAGCTTTTAACTACTTtaggtttatttttgttctgtttgtatgCGTTCTTTCAGACGTGTTATCAGCAGGTGAATCGGTTACTGTAGTGATGGGCATAGATTTCTGTGATTCTACACAAGCAGCAAACTTTCAGCTGTGGTGAGTGTTTAAGAAGAGCTAAATTATAAACTTTAATTTTCCTGATGTCCACTTATATCCCATCTCCGTTaacaccagtaaaatatggagtgccacaaggatctgtcttaGGTCCTTTGCTGTTTTCAGTGGACAGAACTTTCACAGAAAATTCTAAAGTAACTACCAGTAATAGTTCCATAATGTAATGGTTAGCAGTAGCagaacattcttagaacatatttttgttagctagTAAGTCACcttgacattaaataaaaatagaatggtCCATTTATGGTCGTAATTTAGCTTTTCATGGCAATTCTTCGCCCTTACAATTAAACGGGCTGCATATTTGTTTATGTAAATCACCTCCATTCATATAAATCATATAACAGTTTCTTGACTCCAATTCCAAGCATCTTTGTTTACTTTTTTCAGTACTCACACCCGCAAATTCTTCGCTTCCATCCAGCCGCCTGTCGGGGAGCTAATGACACCAGTATTTCTGACAGAAAACGACTTCAAGAAGGAGCAAGGTAAGAGAATGTCAGCCCATCCTTGTTTTAGCAGCCCCAGTTGCTCTATAGATTTCCTCGAAACGCTGTCATTTCTTTCTTCCTGTGTTAGCAGTGTCTCTCTGAAATTCATTTTCAACAGATCatatgacagagagagaaattatGTCTCTCTTTTATTATTCATGAAATATAAATTTCATGTTCCATGGCTTTTCCTAATCTGAATTCTTCCATTGTGCATTATAATACTACATATTTGCGTGACCAGAATTTGGGCTTTTGGTACCTAAGACCCCTTTCTCATAATTTGCATGCAAGCATGAGCTTCTTGCTAAACTCATTAAATCATTGCTCTCATA is from Carassius auratus strain Wakin chromosome 25, ASM336829v1, whole genome shotgun sequence and encodes:
- the LOC113043166 gene encoding AP-3 complex subunit beta-2-like isoform X5; amino-acid sequence: MSASSAFIDEKGGSASEPEYGHDPASGGIFSSDYKRHDDLKEMLDSNKDSLKLEAMKRIVAMIARGKNASDLFPAVVKNVACKNIEVKKLVYVYLVRYAEEQQDLALLSISTFQRGLKDPNQLIRASALRVLSSIRVTIIVPIMMLAIKEAASDMSPYVRKTAAHAIPKLHSLDPDQKDQLIEVIEKLLADKTTLVAGSVVMAFEEVCPDRIDLIHKNYRKLCNLLIDVEEWGQVVIINMLTRYARTQFLNPNINESLLEENSEKAFYASDDEEEEDKKDEVAPLAKRKPYVMDPDHRLLLRNTKPLLQSRNAAVVMAVAQLYFHLAPKAEVGIIAKALVRLMRSHSEVQYVVLQNVATMSIKRRGMFEPYLKSFYIRSTDPTQIKILKLEVLTNLANETNISTILREFQTYIKSMDKDFVAASIQAIGRCATNIGEVRDTCLNGLVQLLSNRDELVVAESVVVIKKLLQMQPEQHSDIIKHMAKLIDNIQVPMARASILWLIGEYCEHVPKIAPDVLRNMAKTFTNEEDIVKLQIINLAAKLYLTNSKQTKLLTQYVLNLAKYDQNYDIRDRARFIRQLIVPTDKSGALSKYAKKLFLALKPAPVLESTFKDRDHFQLGSLSHLLNAKAGGYQELPDWPESAPDPSVRNVEIPDWSKCTSRKDRKEKKAEKPFYSDSDGESGPTESADSESDSGSGSESASASDESGSGSESGEETESEEEEEDEEEEKKKKRKKHLDKTKAKKPVEESTESEQSSGSEERKRGRKAVKNQKSASESESESESSESGDESEDESEEESESDTDIRKKKTPVSKQPPKQSKKESKKETQEMSLLDLDDFEPAPASAPVTPVNFMSSSLVSDLEGLSLTDTILAPTTITPSGSIKMYELLHRITGEGLAVEYCFSRQPFSPDPNMVAVQIQFTNNTNSETKNLHIEEPRLQCGMRIREFAEIDVLSAGESVTVVMGIDFCDSTQAANFQLCTHTRKFFASIQPPVGELMTPVFLTENDFKKEQGKLMGMNEISEKLTLGEKCVNEHVIVERVTATANLSRVPCGSDKECSTPPPPPAPVYRFAGKTVSSGCLVLVTVSTKEGGRAQLTVNCEKMLIGTMLVKDIMQALSQ
- the LOC113043166 gene encoding AP-3 complex subunit beta-2-like isoform X1; protein product: MTTMQRLLQLPANAVNMVKSVQGGSQGQEEALSPVLTPDSGPQNWYNAVQPEELRHLRSGGTGGGGEGSEDRPGLEEGLTSLQSQPLRHDDLKEMLDSNKDSLKLEAMKRIVAMIARGKNASDLFPAVVKNVACKNIEVKKLVYVYLVRYAEEQQDLALLSISTFQRGLKDPNQLIRASALRVLSSIRVTIIVPIMMLAIKEAASDMSPYVRKTAAHAIPKLHSLDPDQKDQLIEVIEKLLADKTTLVAGSVVMAFEEVCPDRIDLIHKNYRKLCNLLIDVEEWGQVVIINMLTRYARTQFLNPNINESLLEENSEKAFYASDDEEEEDKKDEVAPLAKRKPYVMDPDHRLLLRNTKPLLQSRNAAVVMAVAQLYFHLAPKAEVGIIAKALVRLMRSHSEVQYVVLQNVATMSIKRRGMFEPYLKSFYIRSTDPTQIKILKLEVLTNLANETNISTILREFQTYIKSMDKDFVAASIQAIGRCATNIGEVRDTCLNGLVQLLSNRDELVVAESVVVIKKLLQMQPEQHSDIIKHMAKLIDNIQVPMARASILWLIGEYCEHVPKIAPDVLRNMAKTFTNEEDIVKLQIINLAAKLYLTNSKQTKLLTQYVLNLAKYDQNYDIRDRARFIRQLIVPTDKSGALSKYAKKLFLALKPAPVLESTFKDRDHFQLGSLSHLLNAKAGGYQELPDWPESAPDPSVRNVEVIRLLERVTTLTSIPDWSKCTSRKDRKEKKAEKPFYSDSDGESGPTESADSESDSGSGSESASASDESGSGSESGEETESEEEEEDEEEEKKKKRKKHLDKTKAKKPVEESTESEQSSGSEERKRGRKAVKNQKSASESESESESSESGDESEDESEEESESDTDIRKKKTPVSKQPPKQSKKESKKETQEMSLLDLDDFEPAPASAPVTPVNFMSSSLVSDLEGLSLTDTILAPTTITPSGSIKMYELLHRITGEGLAVEYCFSRQPFSPDPNMVAVQIQFTNNTNSETKNLHIEEPRLQCGMRIREFAEIDVLSAGESVTVVMGIDFCDSTQAANFQLCTHTRKFFASIQPPVGELMTPVFLTENDFKKEQGKLMGMNEISEKLTLGEKCVNEHVIVERVTATANLSRVPCGSDKECSTPPPPPAPVYRFAGKTVSSGCLVLVTVSTKEGGRAQLTVNCEKMLIGTMLVKDIMQALSQ